One Vigna unguiculata cultivar IT97K-499-35 chromosome 7, ASM411807v1, whole genome shotgun sequence genomic region harbors:
- the LOC114191184 gene encoding uncharacterized protein LOC114191184 → MPGVHPDVMSHKLAIFREARPVAQKKRKMGEERRRTVEEEVRKLEGAGFIKEIKYTTWLANVGMVKKTSGKWRMCTDFTDLNKVCPKDAYPLPSIDRLVDGALGHNFLSFLDAYSGYNQIPMYGSDRSKTTFITDRANFCYEVMMFGLKNAGATYQRLMDRVFRRQIGRSMEVYVDDMVVKSQTAEDHVRDLGEVFHQVRKYNMRLNPEKCVFRVPARKFLGFILIARGIEANPNKCAAITEMRSPKNLKEVQRLIGRLTSLARFLPRLTEKVRPILKIMKKQTAEKWDGQCEAAFQQIKEMISSPPIMSRLRPVYFISRVLQSAETRYQLVEKITLALLTAARRLRQYFQSHQVIVRTDHPIAKILWKPDLAGRMIAWSVELSEFGLKYEPRGSVKGQHLADFAAELHGSIPRSEHMWILFVDGSSDKRNAGAGIVIEGPSGFTIEHSLQFKFKASNNQAEYEALITGLKLAKDLGATRLRCNTDSKLVVGQVQGEYQVKDDLLLQYYHKVLEAMKEFEEITIHHIPRAENARADRLSKLAEGKEKGQLKTIIRQTLMRPSAGECAAADRAADWIGEVRQLLKKCEAGEEVSPTERRRALRFVVIGEDLYKRGFTTPLLKCLSEDEAEYVMNEVHNGICGMHTGRRTMKARILRAGYFWPTMEQDYEAMIRKCEGCQAHGNDVKRAPTELHSLTAPWPFAQWGMDIVGPFPVGRAQKKFILVAVDYFTKWVEAEALANITARQVHSFVWRNIICHFGLSHTIITDNGRQFIDKKLKDFYKQVGIRHVTSSVEHPQTNGQAEAMNKVIVAELKKRLGEAKGAWVDELPHVLWAYRCTPHGTTGESLFNLTYGTYAMLPVEVGEPTLRRDMQDLEVNCGRLREELDWSTERRERAAVRAEACKRMVARRYNAKVKPRSFIRGDLVWRKTNEARKKSAQGKLAPNWEGPFRVTESLQNGAYRLEYLSGKEIPNTWNASHLKMYYS, encoded by the exons ATGCCAGGCGTCCACCCTGATGTGATGTCCCATAAGTTGGCCATCTTCAGGGAAGCCCGCCCGGTTGctcagaagaaaagaaaaatgggaGAGGAGCGAAGGAGAACGGTCGAGGAGGAAGTCCGAAAGCTAGAAGGAGCTGGATTCATCAAAGAGATCAAGTATACTACGTGGCTAGCTAACGTGGGCATGGTGAAGAAGACGAGCGGGAAGTGGAGGATGTGCACAGATTTCACCGATCTCAACAAAGTCTGCCCGAAGGACGCATACCCGTTACCCAGCATCGATCGGCTGGTGGATGGGGCCTTAGGACACAACTTCTTGAGCTTCCTGGACGCGTACTCTGGGTACAACCAAATCCCTATGTACGGCTCGGACAGATCCAAAACGACGTTCATTACAGATCGAGCAAATTTCTGCTACGAGGTCATGATGTTCGGTCTGAAGAACGCGGGGGCAACCTATCAGAGGCTGATGGATCGGGTCTTCAGAAGGCAGATCGGTCGGTCCATGGAGGTGTACGTGGACGACATGGTTGTAAAGTCGCAAACTGCCGAAGATCACGTGCGCGACCTCGGTGAGGTCTTCCACCAAGTGCGCAAATACAATATGCGTCTTAACCCTGAGAAGTGTGTCTTCAGGGTGCCGGCCAGAAAATTCCTGGGTTTCATTCTGATCGCTCGAGGCATAGAGGCAAACCCGAACAAATGCGCCGCTATTACTGAGATGAGAAGCCCCAAGAACTTGAAGGAGGTCCAGCGGTTGATAGGACGGCTAACCTCTCTGGCACGTTTCTTACCCAGACTAACGGAGAAGGTCAGGCCGATCCTGAAGATCATGAAAAAGCAGACTGCAGAAAAGTGGGATGGTCAATGCGAGGCGGCGTTTCAGCAGATAAAGGAGATGATCAGCAGTCCCCCAATAATGAGCCGACTG CGACCTGTATATTTCATCAGTCGAGTACTGCAGAGCGCAGAAACAAGGTATCAGCTGGTAGAGAAGATAACCTTGGCGCTACTAACGGCTGCACGCCGGTTGCGCCAGTACTTCCAGAGTCACCAGGTTATCGTTCGCACCGATCATCCCATCGCCAAGATACTCTGGAAGCCCGACTTAGCTGGTAGGATGATCGCCTGGTCGGTCGAGTTATCCGAGTTCGGGCTCAAGTACGAACCCAGAGGATCGGTCAAAGGACAACATTTGGCAGACTTTGCAGCTGAACTCCACGGATCGATCCCCCGATCGGAGCATATGTGGATTCTCTTTGTCGATGGATCATCGGATAAACGTAATGCTGGAGCAGGGATCGTCATCGAGGGACCGAGCGGTTTCACGATAGAGCACTCCTTACAGTTCAAGTTTAAAGCCTCGAATAACCAAGCAGAATATGAAGCGCTGATCACCGGGTTGAAGCTAGCAAAAGACTTGGGAGCGACGAGGTTAAGATGTAACACTGATTCGAAGCTTGTGGTCGGGCAGGTACAGGGAGAGTATCAAGTTAAGGATGACTTGTTGCTCCAGTACTATCATAAAGTGCTCGAAGCCATGAAGGAATTCGAAGAAATCACCATCCATCACATCCCCCGAGCGGAAAATGCCAGAGCCGATAGACTGTCTAAGCTGGcggaaggaaaagagaaaggcCAGTTGAAAACTATCATCAGACAAACCCTGATGAGGCCTTCCGCAGGAGAGTGCGCTGCAGCAGACCGAGCGGCAGATTGGATAGGAGAGGTGCGACAACTCTTGAAGAAGTGCGAGGCTGGAGAAGAAGTGAGCCCGACGGAGAGGAGACGAGCGCTTCGGTTCGTAGTCATTGGAGAAGACCTATACAAGAGAGGATTCACAACGCCGCTCCTCAAGTGCTTGTCAGAAGACGAAGCCGAGTACGTTATGAACGAGGTCCATAACGGCATTTGTGGAATGCACACCGGTCGGAGGACGATGAAAGCGAGGATACTCCGAGCAGGCTATTTTTGGCCGACCATGGAACAGGACTACGAAGCCATGATACGCAAGTGCGAAGGATGTCAAGCCCATGGAAATGACGTAAAGAGGGCTCCGACCGAGCTACATAGCCTGACAGCCCCGTGGCCGTTCGCTCAATGGGGCATGGACATCGTCGGACCCTTCCCGGTGGGCCGAGCACAGAAGAAATTCATACTTGTCGCAGTGGACTATTTCACCAAGTGGGTCGAAGCAGAGGCCTTGGCTAACATCACCGCTCGGCAAGTCCACTCCTTCGTCTGGCGCAACATCATATGCCACTTCGGCCTCTCTCACACGATCATCACCGACAACGGCCGTCAGTTTATCGACAAGAAGCTGAAGGACTTTTATAAGCAAGTGGGGATACGACACGTGACCAGCTCAGTCGAGCATCCCCAGACCAATGGTCAGGCTGAGGCCATGAACAAGGTTATAGTGGCTGAGTTGAAGAAAAGGTTGGGAGAAGCCAAAGGAGCATGGGTGGACGAGCTGCCACATGTCCTTTGGGCCTATCGGTGCACCCCGCATGGGACGACGGGGGAATCTCTTTTCAACCTGACGTATGGAACATACGCTATGCTGCCAGTTGAAGTGGGGGAGCCAACTCTTCGGCGGGACATGCAAGATCTCGAGGTGAACTGTGGACGCCTGCGCGAGGAGTTGGACTGGTCGACCGAACGTAGGGAGCGAGCGGCCGTACGAGCTGAGGCATGCAAGAGGATGGTGGCGAGGAGGTATAACGCGAAGGTTAAACCAAGGAGCTTCATCCGAGGAGATTTGGTATGGAGGAAGACCAATGAAGCACGCAAAAAGTCAGCGCAAGGAAAGCTAGCGCCAAACTGGGAGGGCCCGTTCCGTGTGACCGAGAGCCTGCAGAACGGAGCCTATCGGCTAGAATACCTGAGCGGCAAAGAAATACCCAACACATGGAACGCATCGCACCTCAAAATGTATTATAGTTGA
- the LOC114191185 gene encoding S-protein homolog 1-like, giving the protein MEKKRNSGMLAKSAYVLGIGLVLVLVLGSPTLSNASSVFPGFIKWHVYVMNELKNKESLMVHCQSKDDDLGSHKLFEGGNFTWSFRADFSHSTLFWCHVKRDNDDDNNNSCDSGASFDVFWYDERLFRKCHWKNCLWRVRDDGIYLTALYETQTEEFYYHWGATRHG; this is encoded by the coding sequence atggaaaagaagagaaattCAGGTATGTTAGCAAAAAGTGCTTATGTTTTGGGTATAGggttggttttggttttggttttgggttCACCAACCCTTTCAAATGCCTCAAGTGTTTTCCCTGGATTCATAAAGTGGCATGTGTACGTTATGAATGAGTTGAAGAATAAGGAAAGTTTAATGGTTCATTGCCAATCCAAAGATGATGATTTGGGTAGCCATAAACTTTTTGAAGGTGGGAATTTCACTTGGAGTTTTAGGGCAGATTTCTCACACTCCACTCTATTCTGGTGCCATGTGAAAAGGGACAATGACGACGACAACAACAATAGTTGTGACAGTGGTGCCTCATTTGATGTGTTTTGGTACGATGAACGTCTTTTTCGGAAGTGTCATTGGAAGAATTGCCTTTGGAGAGTTAGGGATGATGGTATTTACCTAACAGCTTTATACGAAACTCAAACTGAGGAGTTCTACTATCACTGGGGTGCTAC